Genomic segment of Bacteroides stercoris ATCC 43183:
GCTTTGCCCGGATGCTTTTGTGCGGAATATATTTGGGACGCACAAACTTGCTTTCGGGGTTGGCTGCCTGCTGCCACACATCGTCGGGCGATGCCTGCTTCACCTGGTGATACATCAGATTCAAGGGAGAGATTTTCAGCCAGTCGGCATCAAAACCCGATTCATTGCAGGTCCGTTCTTGCGAATCGAGTATCTCTACAACGGCCGTACCGTTTGCGGCGTGCATGCGCATGGGACGAAAATCGGGGTGCGCGTCCATGGTCAGGTTACTGCCGTAGTCTATGAGGAAATCGCCTACGGAAGAGTCTACATTCGTATCTACCTTGATATCGTCAACGCCACGCACTGTAATGTTAAAGGTGTAGTGATGGCCGCGACGAATGTTGTAATCGCTGTGGTTGTCTTCGCCCAAGTAGATATATGCCTTTACCCGCTTCACTTCGACATCGGTTGTGTGCATGGCAGTAATGACAACGGCGGTGGCGCGCCCGGGTTTGAACCATGCCTTGCCACGTGAGTCGGTATCGTCTTGCTTCATGCCCGGATATTGCTTGCCGGGGTCACCGGGCAATGCTTTGGCTATACGTCCGCCCCGGCGGTTCTCAAAGAGATAGAGTGTTTGGGAAACGGTCTTTGCCTGTTTGTCTTCCGTTTCGAAGGGGTAGTCTACGGCACTTGTCAGCCAGTATTCATCTTTGTCGTCGGCAGTGGTATCCGGGTTGGGATTAATGTCGGTATTGCCCTCAAAGAGGTAGCTGCGCACCGGAACATCCTGCACATCCCAGCCGATGATGGTTACTTCCTGCCCCGCGGGAGTTGCGTCGGTGACGGTGAGCGTGAGCTTTGCCGCCAGGTATTGAAGCTGTACGGGGGTTGTGATGGTATGGGTGCCCGGCTGCACGTCTACATGTTCCCGGATTGCCGTCATTACAAGAGGCTCGGTGGAGTTCAGACCGAAGTCCAAACCGGACGCCGTTACCATGAATTCACGGAGAGCGTCGTAAGAGGTAACGGCAGCCAGCCTACTGTCCATATCGTCCTTACTGTTTGCCACAAAGCAGAATGTATGGTTACTGCCCGACCACGTGTCTATCTGAAGAGACGAGAGCGATGGGCCATCGGGCTGTGCCGTGTATTTGCGGTTGGTCACGACCTCGCCGCTACCGTTGAATATCAGTACACGCAGGTTGTCCAGCCGATTCTCCACATCGGAAGGAACGGTGCGGGTGTCGGAACCGGAACCGAGTGCACCGCGTGTATTGCCTGTACTGCCGCCTGCACTGACAGCACCGGTCATATCGGGCAACAGCATTCTCAGGCTAACACACGCAGCGATGCCTTCTTCCACACGTGTGGTATCGAACTCATCGCGCATGCACCCGGACAGGAGCAGTGCACCGAAAAAATACAGGATTATTATCTTTTTCATATTGACTATTGTTTTCGTTTCTAATTATCAAGACATTACAGGTCTAAGGTGTGAAATAAACACTTTCAGTCGAGGTCGCGGATACAGCGATAAAAGGATAGAGTATATTTCGCGGTCGAACTCAATACATGGTCATAACCTTTTGCCCTCGTTTCCACTTTAGCACGATATGCTTGAGTTCCTACATTTCCAGTTTGATTCCTCAATTCTGTAGCAGACCAAAATTCACCTGCTTTAAAAAGTCCAAGCTGTTCCAGCTCCGGAGACAGTACACCTATTAACTGCAACTCCCTTTGGGTAGGAAGACGCCAACCGCCACCTGTATCCGTCTTATTTGCGCATGCAAGTATAGCATCGCTCCACGAAAGCTTGTCCGTGGATGCCTGCCCGACTTCAAACTTATAATATACCAAGCTATTACTTGCCACAGACGCTATATCATCGGCTGTGTTCGACCCTTTCAAATCGGATGTAGCGGTAGTAGTCCGTGCTTTTTTAGTTGTCACATGCGGTATTGCCGAAGAGTCTATAAAAACTTTCCCATTTTCACTCGCTATCTTCTGAGCATGACCGGTCGTTGCCGCCAGGCAGACAAATAATCCGAATAATATTTTCACTGACTTTCTCATCCCTATCGTAACTCCAATTCAATATAATTATTACACTATTTAGTTATGGTTTTCTCTAATTCTCTGAAACAGCGAACAAAAGCCTGACTATATTTATTATGATAAGCTATAACAGGTTCATCGTATGCAGTCATATAAACAGAACGAATCTGTGCAGTAGCATTATTAGACTCTGAAGAAGAGAGGTTAGCATTCCTATCCCCCATTGCTCCGGCAATGCCCCACATTATTAATTCATGTGCTGAAGGCAGATACCAATAGGTTTCAGAATCATCAATGATACCGTCTCCATTCAGGTCGCGATTCTTCTCGTGACAATACCGTGCAGCAGAGGTTCTATAAATCGGATGATAAATCTCCTTTTCTTCCGGATCAGGATAATAGTAAGGCGCTCCGCTATTGCTTCCCGTATAGGGTGGAATCGGATCTTTTGTATTAACATTCGACCCTTGGTCGGTATTGCTATTACCATACATCTCGCGATAAGAGTCTGTCCTCTTCCCGAATTCCGTCGGCTCATTACCATTACGGACTACATCATTATAAACGGCGTTTGCTGTCATATATTTACCATTACGGAAAAAATCCGGCTTGTTATACAAACGGGTCCTGGAGAATCCCCACCTCACCCCGCCTGTCCACTGTACACTGGATGGAATGCCCGGATTCATCATTATTCTATATTCTTGAAATCTCTCGATTACTGTTTTCCGCTTTACATTGCTCGGCGTCCCGTCTTCATTTAAAATATACAGTCCGGCATCCGGATGGCTGTCGTCCAGATAAAAAGAGATATATCCCCTTTGAGTAATATCAAAAATCATGACTCCCAACTTATCCGGAGCATCTCCGTCTTTATGATATGTGAAGCGTACCCGTGCATTACGGGTTCCGTCTCTTACAGGGAAGTCGTCAGCATAGACGTACAAGGTTTGCGGTGTAACCGTAACCTCGGTAAACGGTATGTCGGTAATCTTGTAACACATGCGGTGGGTGGCATCGGCAAAGGTCATTTCATCATCGTTATCCTTTCCAGCAGGGATGGCATTCCATCCGCCTTTACTTGCCAGCTTAGCTCTGACACTCTTGTGCGGAATATACTTAGGACGCACAAATTTGCTGTCGGGGTCTGCGTCCTGCTGCCATATATTGCCGGGTTGCTTCACTTGATGATACATCAAATTCAATGGAGAGATTTTGAGCCAGGTAGCGTCAAATCCCGACGGGTCGTCGTAAGTCCTGCCCTGCGAATCCAGGATTTCCATGGTTGCCGTTCCTTTGGGAGCCTGAATACGCATAGGGCGGAAATCCGGATGGGCATCCATTGTCAGATTATCACCATGATCCACCAAAAAATCGCCCACAAGAAAATCTACATTCGAATCTATCTTAATCTCATTGAGACCGTTCACCGTTACAGTAAAGGTATAATGATGCCCACGCCGAATATTGTAATCGCTGTGGTTGTCCTGACCTAAATAGATAAATGCCTTTATCTGTCTTGTTGCCAAATCTGCCTTGTGCATGGCTGTAACAACAATGGCAGTGGCACGCTTGGGTTTATACCACGCCTTGCCGCGGGAGTCTTTATCATTTAGCCCCATATTACTGTATTGTTCATCCGGATCGGCTGGCAGTGCTCTGGCTATACGCCCACCACGGCGGTTTTCAAAGACATAGAGCGTTTGGGTAGCAGTTCCTGCCTGCTTGTCTTCCTCCTCAAAAGGATAGTCCACTCCGGTTGTCAGCCAGTATTCGTCCTTATCGGCACCTGCTGTTTCCGGATTGGGATTGGCGTCTTTACTATCGTCGGGGAAAAGGTAGCTGCGTGTGGGAGCATCCTGCACATCCCAACCGATAATGGTTACTTCCTGAGTGTCGGGGGTATTGTCGACAAGAGTCAGTGTGACTTTTGCCGCCAGGAATTGAAGCTGTACGGGGTTGCTGATAGAGTTTGCTCCCTCTTGCACATTTACATTCTCCATAATTGCCGTCATTATGAGTGGAACATCGGTACTCTGACCAAGATTTAATTCGGTAGCCGTCACCAAAAGTCCTTTGAGGGCATTGTAAGAGGTAAGCGCCATTAACTGACTGTCCATACCGTCCTTGACGTTGGCTACAAAGCAGAGCGTATGGCCCTTACCGGAACGGGTGTCTATCAGCAAAGATGAAAGCGAAGCACCGGTTTGTGCCGTGTATCTATGTCTGGTCACTATTTTGCCCCCACCGTCGAATACCAGTACGAACAGGTTGTCCAGACGTTTTTCCACATCGGCAGATACTGCACGTGTGTCGGTGCCACCACCCATAACGGGCAATGTTATCTTCAGACTGATACGCGCCGCTGCGCCTTCCACCACACGCGTGGTATCGAACTCATCGCGTACACAACCCGAAACAAGTAATGCTCCAAGCAGATACAGTATTGCTATCTTTCTCATCTAAATCGACTTTTATTTTTAATTTTATCAGGTATTAAAATTCTTTCCATATCTCCAGCTTGCCCCAGTCGGTGACTTTGACGTCTACGCTTACAACTCCCCGGAAGTCTACCAGCACATTGAGCAGCCTGCCTTCCGCCACACGCAGGGGGTTACCGTTACTGTCGGCAATTACGGTGGTTTTCAGCACGTCGCGGTGGTAGATGTCTATCTTGATGTCCGCTTCGGTGGGGAATATATTGAAAGCAGAGGATACGAATTCGCCGTTGTCATTGAATGCCGCCTGGGGGCGGTAGTTTACTTCCGTGCCGTTGGGCTTGCCGTAGAAGTCGAGCTTGTCGGTGGTTTTGCGCACGATGTAGTGGTACTCGCCTTCGGTGCTGCCTACGTACTCTCTGAGGTAGCGTGCCGTAATGGCTACCCCGGAGACTTTGCGGCGCAGGGGGAGTTCCTTGGCAGAAGCGTCGGCATCGGGGGTTATATCTATAGTGCCGTAGAACAGGTCGTCGGGCGAGCCTGCCACGGGTAAGGTTGTCCGGGTTTGGATGAGCGACACGAATGCCGTCTCTAAGTGGTCGCCCTCTTTCAATGCGGGCATCGACTGGGCGCCTTGTTTGCCATTGCCCCACGCCACCAGCTTCAGGTTGTCGTGTCCGGGATAGTCCAGGAATACGATTTCCGACAGGAGAATGTTGCGGGTATCGAGCAATGCCTTATCGGCATCGAATATATAGAGTGTGATGTCTTTTATCGTTTCACTGCCGAGACTTCCACCGTCGGCATCAAAAGCCTTTACCTGCAAGGAAAATCCGGAAGTGCGGGGAGCAGGACAATCGCTAAGGTCGTCCTTGATGCAACTTGCAGACACAAATGCCATAAAGAACAAGATAGGCAGTATGTGCAGGCAATAATGGAATTTGTTATTCTGCATGGATTGTTTTTAGTTGATGGTTAGTATTGTTTTTAGTTATTGAATTTTATCAATGGCATGAGTGAAAAGAAAGGCGGGCACGGGAAACATACCCGCCTTTCGGTGCAGCTTTAAAGAATAAGATGAACGTCTGCAATCATATTAATTAAAATCCTTGCTTACGGTCTTGGCAAGCCATGTTGCTGCCGTAACAGTAACTGTTATTTGTGATTTAACCAACGGCTGCTCCGGATTGGTAGTACCACCGCCACCACCGGCACTTACATCACCGTTCAGGGTAAGGGTTACCGTGTATGCATTACCCGGTTCGATAGTGTTTCCGGCATCGGCTACGGTGAACTGAATCGGGTAGTAAATGGTTTCATCAGCGCCACCTACCGTTCTTTTAGACTGAATGGCAAGAATTGTCGGTTTGGACGTACCGTCGTTACCAAAGGTGTAGAAGTGATTGAATACATCTCCATTAGCGTTAGCTGTGAAAGCTGCGCCTACCGCATCTTTCAAAACTGCGGACTCCGTGGCAGCACCAGTTTGAAAATCCGGATAAGAGACATCGCCCGAATAGAAAGCAGTTTGAGCTGCCTTGTCAGCAGTTGTTCCAAAGAATTTTCCGCTTTTACCTGCATACAGCAATACAACGTTTTCGTCTGTAATCTCAATAGTGCCACCGGTGAGATTGGTACGGTTGTCCTTAACGATAAGTTCAATCTTGGCTGCAACGAAACCTAATTGTACAGTGACCGAACCGTCTGTACCGGAGAAAGTGATATCATCTGTACCGGACATCCAGAGGTTATTTTTCGTTTGGGTAGCCGCGTTACCGGATATCAAATCACCGGTAGCAGCCTTAAGGTCAGCTTCCGTTGTTACATTAGCAAAAGGACCGTTGGCAAGTACACCGGTATTGGCTATTACATAAGCCGTCTTAGCAGCAGTTGTACCGTTGGTTATCGTAGCCGCCGCATTGGAAGAACTGTAATACGCCGGACAGTCCAAAGCACCGCCGTCACGGAAAATGAATACGATGTAGTCGTTAATTACAACATCGGTTGTAGTACCGGCGCTACCTGCCGCTCTCGACTGCGCAACGTTATTACCTGCTCCCTCTACCTTGATAGTAAGAGTAGCCTTTTCGCCCGGAGCATTGCTGCCCAAATCGGCAATCTCCTCGTTGGAGCATGAAAACATAGTGAAGGCTGCAAGAGCCACTGCTAATAAATTAATCTTCTTCATTGTTGTTTTAAATAAATAGTTAATAAAATGATATTTAATCGTTTAGTTATAATTTGTGCTGTTTATTGGAATTGCTTTAGATTGCTCTCCGCCTCGGACACACCGGCGGCAGCAGCTTTTTGGAACAAGGCACGCGCTTTTTCGGTGTCGCCCGTCAGCATATAGCACACTCCACGAAGATTGTCCGCCTTGGGATGCGTATTTCCTTGAAGGACATGCAAGGCTTCGGAGTAGCGTTTCCCGTTGAGCAGGTCGATAGCGGTGTTCAGTCCTACAAGTTCGGGGTCGGGCTGTGCCTCAAAGAATACTTTGATATAACCCGCATTACGAAGTTTCGGGAAGAAATGCCGTTTCATATAGTTGTAGGGCCTGCCCTGATTCAACCTCATAAGCAGGCTCAGGCGGCCTACCTTCTTAGCTGCATCCCACACAGGAGTGGTATCTATGATATCCAATATCTGCTGCTTCTCGGGCATTTCGCTGTCTGCAACCAACCTGCGCAGGAAATCCCATGCCACACTGTGATTGCTCACTTCAAAGAAAGAAGCCGAAAGTAAAGTGCGGTTCGTAATGTAATCCGCCAATGCCTGCGCACGCTTACCTGCAATGCGATTGTTCAGGTCTAACGGACCGTCGGGCGAAGCCGAACCTACTACGAGTATCTTGGCTATGCGGGAATTGTCCGATTCGGCAATCTTATTCAGAACAGACAACAAATGATCCAACCTGCTGAGATTGTTTTCGTAATCGGGCTGTATAGCCCATTTGCCCACCGGGAAATAGACAATGAGCGTGGCCTCATCCTTGTAGCGGGCAATATCTTCTTTACTGCCTATACTACCTGTCCACGGCGCGAGGAAACCGTTTTCCTGCGCCAGCTTGTCGGCAACCGTTTCCGTCACGAGTTTCGCCTCGGGTATCACCGGCACAAACAGCTCGGCAGGAGTGGCAAGCGCCACATCTTCTGCCAAGAGCACGGGCGGCAGCATTTCTTCGCTGCAACACCCTTTGCTCTTTGCATCCAAACGCAGGGAAGCGCCATTCATCCATTCCCCGTAGGGAAGGACGAAGGTATAGGCAACCGCTTCTCCCGCCTTGTGGTATGCAGAGGCAGACTTCCACTTTTCTTCCACTCTTTTTTCTCTCCACTCAACAATCTGTGCCGTGCGGCTGCCGTACTCCAATGGCGGAAGCACAGCCTGCTGCCCGTCTTTCCCGTACAATAACGGGGTTACTCTCAAAATGTAATCCTTAGCCAATCTTTCTACCTTCAGCCTGAAGGATACGTGCACGCTGTCGCCGCTGCGGCTGATGTTCACATCATCTGCCTGCAACCGTGCCCGTTCCTTAGCCGATAAACCGACTGCCTGCATCAGCAGCAGTCCACATAATAGCACACAATATTTCATAATCTTCGCTTCTTGGTTCGTTACTTTATTATATAGATAAGGGAGATGCCTGCCTTGGTGGGACCCAAGTAGTTCTTGCTGCCGCTGCCCAGCTTGTCGCCGCAGGTCTTGCACTCGAAGCGGTCGTATCCGAAATGAATGTACCCCACTCCTAACGTGGCTTCCAGATTCCAGCGCTTGCCCAGCACCCAGTTGTATCCGTAGCCTATTCCGACTCCCGCCATCCAACCCTGGTAGCGCTTGCTGCCCAACCCGGATGATGAAGGGGTGATGCCGAAAGGAAGCATACCGCCGTAGTTGAACTCCCCGCCCAGCAGGTGTGCTCCGAAGAAGTGACCGGAGAAACCGCTGCACAGCCAATAGCGCGCTTCGGGCTGGAGCATCCAAAGCTTCATCTTCTTATTGTCCGAGAAGCTCCACGGGTTGTAGTTGGCAGACATTTCGAGCGTCCAACGGGGAGCTACCTCATACTCTACTCCGAGATTAATGGTAGAGGTGATGTCGTACAGCAAATTACTTTTCACTGCAAGACGCTGCGCCGAAGCCGTTCCGGATAGAAGCGAAACAAGTAGGGTAATCATGAAAATCGTAAAATTCTTTCGCATATTCTCTTTCGTTTTATTCGTAATCTTTTACCTGTTTATAGAGGTTAATTTTCCTTTTGCTGCTTTTAGAAATTTCATCTGTTTACATAACACAGATTATTAATTTGCATTTTATTAATAATCAAGTAATTAAAAAGGGAAAACCGTTTCAATGCTATCCGGCATGAACGATTTTCCTGAAACAAAAAGAAAAACGAGGATGTATCGGGACTTCGGTCTGATACCATTCTGTCCTTAAAATACACGCAGTAATGAAGAGTTTCCCCTTTAAACACCAACAAAAGAAACTCAACATGCCGTTGTAAATGACAAAATGACAATCAAGCCTTTGCTTCGATACATCCGTTTTTCTGAAACAAATAATGAAACATGGCGATAAAACAACGAAATTATTAACTTTAAATCGAGTACATAAAATGAAGCTGAACTACATTAAAGAACACACCTCATGCGTGAACTACAAGACCGAGGAAGACGCCGGTTTCGCACTGAAAGAAGCTGCTTCGGGAGAACATTTCGACAACCGGCAACAAAAGATTAAGGCCAACCACCTGATATTTATTTTGTCAGGCGAAGTCAGCATCACCAAAGACAGCAAGGAAGAAACAAGAGTCCGTGCGGGCGAATTCATCTTCATTCCCCTTTCATCCCATTACACGGGCACGGTTATCCAGCCGGGCACATACATCAGTCTGTCATTCTTTCACGATGCAATCTCATTGTGCGACAAGCACATGCTTAGCAGCTATTTAGATGAAGTCCAGAACACACCCCTATGCTTCGAACCGCTTTCCGTGCGTGCCCCTTTGGACACGTTCCTGCATCTGCTGGAGTCCTATCTCCAGGCGGGCGTCAACTGCAAGCACCTGCACGAACTCAAAGAGCGCGAGTTGTTCATCATCTTCCGCACAGCCTACACAAAGAGCGAAATAATCCAACTCCTCTACCCTATAATGGGAATTGAGATAGACTTCAAGGCAGCCGTTCTCAAACACAAAGACCGGGTGCGCAGCAAACAAGAGCTGGCAGAATTGTTGGGCATGAGCGGTTCCGAGCTTCACCGCAAGTTCACGCAAGAGTTTGGAGAAACCGTTCAATCCTGGCTTCAGAAACAAAAAAACAAGGAAATACTATCCCGACTCAATTACGATTTCATCTCTATAAAAGAGGTGGCATACGAGTTGGGCTTCACCTCCGCAGCCGGTTTCAACAAGTATTGCAAGAACAATTTCGGCTGCTCACCCAGCGAATTAAGGCAGGAAATTAAAAAAAGCAGCAAAAATAAACACTGATATTCAGCGTTTTGTAATTTTGGATAACAGATTGGTTAATTTGGATAACTGATTGATGGATTTGGATAACGCAATATCCAAAAATATCCTTTACCTTTGCAACATCAAAGAACAGGGACAAAGTATATATAGCGAAAGCAAGTAGAAAAGTTCGGTTTATTTGAGTCGTTTCTTAGGTTTTATCTGTGTTATGTAGACAGATGAATTTTTCACCTGCATTTTTAATACAATCCGATACGGCATCCGCCACGTTTTCATTGACCTTGTTCAGGGTATCGACCGCAAAGGAATTCAGGTAGATTTGGGTTGTCTTTTCGGACGTATGTCCCAGTCCCTCACTGATTAAGGATATCGGGATACCTTCATTCTTGGCTATGGTGGCCCACGAGTGCCGCGCCACATAAGTGGTGAGCGGAATGCCTATGTTGAGCAATGTGCCCAAGCGTTTGAGGTAACGGTTGACCGTGCCCAAAGAGTAGCGGTATTGCGTGTAGGCATCTCGCGGTGACTGCCCGTGGATATAAGGAAAAATGTACGGGCCGGATGTCCTGTATTTTTCAATAATCTCCTTCATGGCGGGCAGCAGTCCTATCTGCAACCGTTGCCCGGTTTTGCTGCGGGTGTAGAATATCGTATCGCGCACAATGCCATCGTGCTTGAGGCGGATTACATCGACGAAGGACATGCCCCGGCAGTAGAAACTGAACATGAACAGGTCGCGCGCCGCTTCCAACTGGGGATACCGCCGCAGGTCGGCCGAAGCGATGAGCGCTATCTCTTCCTTGCTCAACGCCCGTTTCACCGTTTCCTGCCTGCGCACGTTCAGCCCGGCAAAGGGATTTTCGCCACATACCCTGATGCCTTGCTTGCGTGCCTTATTGTACACCGCCCGGAAATTGCTGAGGTACATGTGGATGCTGTTCTCCGAAATGCCGCGCATGCGCAGGTAGTGTATATAGTCCGTGACGAACACATAATCGATGTCTTTGAAGTTGATTTTCCTCAAACTGCAAAAACGCAACAGCGAGTACAGCCCGCTTGTGTAGGAAGCGGCAGTGCTTTGCTTCCCCTCTTCGAGCAGGGTATCGATGTATTGCAGGATGAATTTATCCACACTCTGGTCGTACTGCTCCTTCCGGTGTTTCAGCATGAGGCGCTCCAGCGTAAAGCCGGGATCGGTTCTCTCCAGCAGACGGTAGTTCCTGACAAGGTCTTCTTTCTCGTTCCTGATAAGACGGTTGACGAGGCTCACTTCCCTACGGGTGAGGATACCCTCGGACGAATAAACCACCCGGTCGGCATCCCGCCGGTAATTCGACTCGTGGACCCGCCACCCCAAAGAGTATTCTTTCTTCTTACGGCAGTACAGCACGCGAATCGCAAGGGAGTAAACTCCCGCCGCGCTCGCTTTACAAGGATGTATGACAACACGAATACTCAACTTTTTCTTCTTGTTTTGTAAGTTCATTTACCAATTAAGCATTACTGCCTGCGTAAAAGTACACATTTTGCACCTAAACACAGAACTTGTTACTAAAATAATGAATAAAAAAATTGTTTTAGCAACAAATGAGAGGGGGGATTGTTTTAAATGCCAAGGAAGTATACAGCTTATTATTTTATTAAAGGACCCGATCTCTTTATTCTTATGATAAAAAACATGTTTGGAAAAGAAAATATCCGATAAACCCTTCTGCTAAAAAATATTCCCTATCTTTGCGACACTAAAAATGTGTTAAACATGGCGAATGCAGCTTTCAAATATCAGTCGGAAATAGATGTCTTAATCAATGAAGGAGCCAAACTTCCGCCTTTATCCGAACCCCAAAACAAAGATGCCTACAGATACGTTTTTAGAGAGATAAATCCCAATAACCACAAACCGGTATATATACAAAACCCGCAACGGATAATTTCAGATACGGACAAGAAAAGAATAAATACGTCAGGATATGCATTATCCTGTTTTGAACAAAAGGATAAAGCCATTCAAAAGTACAATGCACTAAAAGCCAATATGAGGAATATAGCCCGCACTATGGGAGATGCTTTATGCAACGGAACGCTAAACAAAGAAGACGGTTTAATTACGCAAGCCAATAATGAAAGCCATTTTGACTTATACGAATATTGCGAATGTGATTTATCCGATAAATTTAAGATTATAAAAATACTAATATGAAGACAATAAACGGTTTCAGTATCAATTTTGATTTCAGTAAACTTATTAAAGTTGCTGACTTGATTTACTATGATGGGCCTTTATTGTCTCATTACGTAAGCAACAAGGGAGAAAACTACTTATTCTACTGGGTGGATGTAGATAATGAATATAACAGGTGGGTCGTTATCAGAACCGATATTTTTTCAATACAACAGTATTTAGAAAAGAAAAGTACGCTACATTCCATAATAACACAACCTAATGACGGATTTGTATACACCGTAGATATTGATGATAAGATACATTATCATAACATTAAACTTGTGCCGATTGCCAACTTGCCAGAAGAATACACTCCAACGGAAAATTCTTACTATGCCTTTGAAATCGAAGACAATATTGATTTAGCTGCTATTTCCCAGAAATACTCTTCCGGAATATTAGAAATACATATCAGCGGGAAAGATGTGAAATACGGCAGCATCCCCTTGAACAAGTTTGCTCCGATAATACCCAAAATAGAGGATATCAGAAAGTCGATGTCGTCCAAGTTTATTAAAAGAGTAAAACACTCAAATACCTATTTAGAGAGAAATGCCAAGCAAAATATAGACAGAGAATTACGTTTAGATACACAATATGAATATATGTACTCGCTTGCCGGCTCTATCAGAATCATATTGAAACCGATTAATCAGCAAACATCTTTCAGTACGACATATTCTGATGATTTCGCACAAGATTTAATACAATTATTCAAAGCAGGATATGATAAGAAGAGCATCCTGGACTTTTCCGGATTATACGACAAAAATATTCTGAAAAAGTACAATGACTTTGTTTCTTTCTTAAACGAAGAAAGTCTGGCAGTAGGAATCAAATGGTACAATGCCAACTCTAAGACTTCATACAAACAGGATATCAGCACCCATGATACAAAAAAAATATTAGCTAACCTATCCGATTTTGAATTTGATAATAAGGAAGAAATCAGACTGTGCGGCAGATTCTATTCAATCAATATCAGAACAGGAAACTATGCCTTTGAATCGGCCGAAGGAGATGATTTTAAATCTATCGGTTTTTTGGATGAAACAAGGCGACAAATGGCTTATAATATTGCATTTAATAAAACGTATCAGGTCGTTATAGAAAGAAAGACAATAGAACCTATCGGGGG
This window contains:
- a CDS encoding DUF4906 domain-containing protein codes for the protein MKKIIILYFFGALLLSGCMRDEFDTTRVEEGIAACVSLRMLLPDMTGAVSAGGSTGNTRGALGSGSDTRTVPSDVENRLDNLRVLIFNGSGEVVTNRKYTAQPDGPSLSSLQIDTWSGSNHTFCFVANSKDDMDSRLAAVTSYDALREFMVTASGLDFGLNSTEPLVMTAIREHVDVQPGTHTITTPVQLQYLAAKLTLTVTDATPAGQEVTIIGWDVQDVPVRSYLFEGNTDINPNPDTTADDKDEYWLTSAVDYPFETEDKQAKTVSQTLYLFENRRGGRIAKALPGDPGKQYPGMKQDDTDSRGKAWFKPGRATAVVITAMHTTDVEVKRVKAYIYLGEDNHSDYNIRRGHHYTFNITVRGVDDIKVDTNVDSSVGDFLIDYGSNLTMDAHPDFRPMRMHAANGTAVVEILDSQERTCNESGFDADWLKISPLNLMYHQVKQASPDDVWQQAANPESKFVRPKYIPHKSIRAKLEAEGKSGWPAVPSNQDDDDSLPFTDATHRMCYRITDIPFAGSSIIDRTFYVYADEFLQNGGNRTARVRFSFYKDGGNADKPEIRIFIINQSGYLSFYTDDNHKGAGLNLLNEDGTPGSVKRKMVVERYPEFNMVMNPGIDPSLQNISTMQWGFSDDYVYNSPDKFRNGKFLTANMVYTDVQRTDNEATGFGMASGSYREMYGSEVRNTKIGAYTGTVTGPYYYPDPAADIYHPIYKSSAGRYCHEKNRDLNGDGIIDASETNWYLPAQQELLLMLIALPQDERSFAGSSFISSTETGPRNYGYAAVGMRQGYPFIFSNTQGKMASVTYTVRCGRELR
- a CDS encoding DUF1566 domain-containing protein, with amino-acid sequence MKILFGLFVCLAATTGHAQKIASENGKVFIDSSAIPHVTTKKARTTTATSDLKGSNTADDIASVASNSLVYYKFEVGQASTDKLSWSDAILACANKTDTGGGWRLPTQRELQLIGVLSPELEQLGLFKAGEFWSATELRNQTGNVGTQAYRAKVETRAKGYDHVLSSTAKYTLSFYRCIRDLD
- a CDS encoding fimbrial protein; its protein translation is MRKIAILYLLGALLVSGCVRDEFDTTRVVEGAAARISLKITLPVMGGGTDTRAVSADVEKRLDNLFVLVFDGGGKIVTRHRYTAQTGASLSSLLIDTRSGKGHTLCFVANVKDGMDSQLMALTSYNALKGLLVTATELNLGQSTDVPLIMTAIMENVNVQEGANSISNPVQLQFLAAKVTLTLVDNTPDTQEVTIIGWDVQDAPTRSYLFPDDSKDANPNPETAGADKDEYWLTTGVDYPFEEEDKQAGTATQTLYVFENRRGGRIARALPADPDEQYSNMGLNDKDSRGKAWYKPKRATAIVVTAMHKADLATRQIKAFIYLGQDNHSDYNIRRGHHYTFTVTVNGLNEIKIDSNVDFLVGDFLVDHGDNLTMDAHPDFRPMRIQAPKGTATMEILDSQGRTYDDPSGFDATWLKISPLNLMYHQVKQPGNIWQQDADPDSKFVRPKYIPHKSVRAKLASKGGWNAIPAGKDNDDEMTFADATHRMCYKITDIPFTEVTVTPQTLYVYADDFPVRDGTRNARVRFTYHKDGDAPDKLGVMIFDITQRGYISFYLDDSHPDAGLYILNEDGTPSNVKRKTVIERFQEYRIMMNPGIPSSVQWTGGVRWGFSRTRLYNKPDFFRNGKYMTANAVYNDVVRNGNEPTEFGKRTDSYREMYGNSNTDQGSNVNTKDPIPPYTGSNSGAPYYYPDPEEKEIYHPIYRTSAARYCHEKNRDLNGDGIIDDSETYWYLPSAHELIMWGIAGAMGDRNANLSSSESNNATAQIRSVYMTAYDEPVIAYHNKYSQAFVRCFRELEKTITK
- a CDS encoding FimB/Mfa2 family fimbrial subunit, whose product is MQNNKFHYCLHILPILFFMAFVSASCIKDDLSDCPAPRTSGFSLQVKAFDADGGSLGSETIKDITLYIFDADKALLDTRNILLSEIVFLDYPGHDNLKLVAWGNGKQGAQSMPALKEGDHLETAFVSLIQTRTTLPVAGSPDDLFYGTIDITPDADASAKELPLRRKVSGVAITARYLREYVGSTEGEYHYIVRKTTDKLDFYGKPNGTEVNYRPQAAFNDNGEFVSSAFNIFPTEADIKIDIYHRDVLKTTVIADSNGNPLRVAEGRLLNVLVDFRGVVSVDVKVTDWGKLEIWKEF
- a CDS encoding fimbrial protein, whose translation is MKKINLLAVALAAFTMFSCSNEEIADLGSNAPGEKATLTIKVEGAGNNVAQSRAAGSAGTTTDVVINDYIVFIFRDGGALDCPAYYSSSNAAATITNGTTAAKTAYVIANTGVLANGPFANVTTEADLKAATGDLISGNAATQTKNNLWMSGTDDITFSGTDGSVTVQLGFVAAKIELIVKDNRTNLTGGTIEITDENVVLLYAGKSGKFFGTTADKAAQTAFYSGDVSYPDFQTGAATESAVLKDAVGAAFTANANGDVFNHFYTFGNDGTSKPTILAIQSKRTVGGADETIYYPIQFTVADAGNTIEPGNAYTVTLTLNGDVSAGGGGGTTNPEQPLVKSQITVTVTAATWLAKTVSKDFN